GTCTCGCCGCCGCGGAGTCCCTCAGGTGACTCCTGGACACGGAGCTTCTGGGCGTCGATGAACTCCGATTGATCGAAGTTGATCCGGAAGGGGCCCTGGCGTTCACACCCCTGGCACTCGTGGGGTTCCTGGAAGTCGCCAGTCGACTGTGGGATGCGGGTCAGAGTCCCACACCGCTGGCACTCGAAGGCGGCGTCGGTGATCTTCGGCCGGACCTCGGTTGCCTTCCGAATGATACCCTGGATGCTGACGAGTTGGCCGCGATGGTCGGCCCGGATCTCCCGGATGTCCGTCGATTCGGGCAGGTTGGTCATCCGGACGTGGGCCTGGCCAAGTTTCACGTCGATCGGCAGGTCAAACAGGCGCAGGGCTTCCTCAGCGTACTCCTGGAGCTGTTCGGGTTTGTTGCGGTAGTCCCCAGCCAGGTCGGGGTCGAATCGATAGAGATCCTGGTAGTCGACGAACAGGGACTTACGCTCGTTGGGGTACTTCTGGGCGAGGTCTCCGATCTCGTTGCGGTAGTAGTCCCGGTAAAACTCCTCGAAGAGATCGATGAACTCAGTGTTCTCCGCGCGAGCCATTCTGGTAGCTTCTATTGTGCACACTGCCTCAAGAAGGTTCCCAAACCGGGGTGAACGTGGGGCGAGACCGTGGGCCGCGCGTTCTGCCGATTCGTCGCCGCGACCGCCCGTTCACTCGATCGTTTCGAACCAATCCTCGACGCGTCCGAGGGGGGCTTGGGCGGCGTCGGCGACCGATTCGGCATCGGCCCCGGCCAGGTCGGCGACCGTCTCGATGCCGGCTGCCTGCAGTCGTTCTGCGTAGGTCGGGCCGATGCCATCGACCGTCTCGACGCCCGGCGAGGTCTCGGCCGTTTCAGCTTCGCTCTCGTCTGTCTCGGCCGATTCGTCGGCCTCGTCCGCCTCGACCTGTGACCGTTCACTGAACCACTCGGCGACTTCGGGCCAGACGTCTTCGTGGGTACTCGAAGACACCGAGAGGCCGATGTGGCCGGTCGAATACTCGATGAGGTGGGTGTCCTCGCTCGGGATCACGTCGTTGAACGGCTTGCTCGCCGCCGGGGGCACGAGGTGGTCGTACTCCCCCACAATCTGGATGACGGGCATGTCGATGTTCTCGATGTCGACGTGCTCGCCGTCGAGGTGCAACTCGTTCTCGTAGAGGTTGTTCCCCTGATAGATCTCTTCGAGGAACTGGGTGTAGGTCGTCCCGGCAACGTCGATACCCTCGTCGAGCCACTGCTCCATACGGGCGAAGTTCTTCACGAAGTCCTCGTCGTCGACGTTCTCGGCAAAGCGGACGTACTTCGTGACGTAGTTGTCGATCGGGTCCATCATCGCGAACCCGACATCGAGGAAGTCCGCAGGAACGTTTCCGAAGGCGTCGGTCACGGCCGACGGATCGTAGTACTCCTCTTCGCCCCACATCTCTAAGACGCCGCCCGACTCCTCGAAGTACAGGCCGGCCGCCAGCAGGCCGAGCGTATTGACCTTCTCGGGGTTGAGCGCGCTGTACATCGTACTCATCGTGCCGCCCATACAGTACCCCAGGAGGTTGATCGCGTCCTGGCCCGAGCGCTCACGAACCACGTCGACGCTGTTCTCGATGTACCGGTTGACGTAATCGTCCAGTGTGAGGTGCTGGTCGAGCCGTGAGGGCTCGTTCCAGTCGATCATGTAGACGTCGTGGCCCGCTTCGAGCAGCCGACGCACTACCGACCGGTCTGGCTGTAAGTCCAGAATGTAGGGCTTGTTGATCAGCGCGAACACCAGCAGGATCGGTACCTCTTCCTGTTCGTCTTCGGGCACGTCGATGCCGGCGGCCTCGGCGTCGTAGTGGAGGAGTTCGAGCTTGTTCTCCTCGTAGACGACGTCGGCCGGCGTCTGCCCCACCTCGACGTCGCCCATCGTTTCGAGGCGTTCGTCGAGGACTGCGCCCGTCTCGGTGGCGTCGGTCATCTCTTCGAGGGCCCGACGCTGGATGTCCAGCGCGGCACTCATTGGGTCGGACATACTGATCACTCCTCGACGGCCTCGAGGATCCGGTCGAGTTTTTCCTCGACGTCCTGTTGGCGCCGTTCGAGCTCGATCAGGCGCTCACCGACTTCTTCGACGTCACCTCGCGTCGGGAAGCCGAGTTCGGCAATCGTCTCCTGGGTGACGTCGTCGGCCTGCTGGCGCATCTCCATCATGGACTCGATAAGCTGGCCGTTCGTGGCCGCGAACGCGCTGGTGCCCATAATCTCCTTGAAGGCCTCGTTGGCCGATTGTAGCCAGATATCCCGGAACTCCGTGGGATCGACGTCCTCGCCCTGGGCGGCGTCCGCCGAGCGCTCGAACATCCGCTCGGCTGCGTCCATCCAAACCTCGTAGGCCTGGTTGTATCCTTCGACTCCCTCGGCAAGCTCGTCGTCTTCGGGCACTGAATCCGATAGCGCCTCCGTCCAGGATTCGACGAACGCAGCCTGGGCCTGCATGTTCTGCTCCATGGACTCGGCCACTGCGTCGTTCATCTGTTCGACCATCCCACTCCACTCCTCTTGTACGTCTGTGTTCTTGTCGCTCATGGGTAGAATCGCGCGTGCATGCGAGAAAAAACTACGGGACGATTCAGGCCTCGACCGCTTGGGCGGCCTGTTCCTGGACGTCTTGGACCTGCTCTTGGACTTCTTCGACCTGCTGTTGGAGGTCTTCGACCTGGTTTGCCATGTCTTCGACGACGTCGACCGACTGGGCTTCGACGTCCTCGTGGGCCTCGATCAACATCGAGAGCTGCTCGTCTAAGGCGTCGAGGGAGTCTGCCGACAGCTCGTCGTAGGACTCGACGCCCTCGCTGAGTTCCTCTTCGACTGCATCGAAGGCTTCGGCGTGGTTCTCAAGCAGGAACTCGAACTGCTCGTCGACGGTGCTGCGGAGCTCTTCGACGGCCGGCTCGACGCCGGGCATGCTCGATTCGAGCGTGTCGAGATACGTGTGGATGGCCGTCTGGCTCAGCTCGACACTCCGCCGTTGGACGGATTCCTGGCTCTCCAGGCTGCCCAGCATGGCCTGGCTCATGTGCTGCTGGAACTGGACGCCCTGTTCGAGGGCGGACTGTCCCTGTTCGATCGATGCGCGCTGTAGTTCGAAGGCGGTCGTGATTGGTGCGGTGTAGTCTGCCATAATTTACTCACTCCGGTTGCGTTTGACCGGGAGGACGACGGCCTGGACGATGTCTCCCTCTTCGATGTCCAGCGCCTCGCGCTCGGCATCGGGGATGCTAATCCGGCCGCCACTTTGCACACGGGTCTTGAAATTCGCCAGCTGGCTCATCGTCCCGAGCTGGTTCATATCCAGCCCGGACGCTCCCCCTCCCATCATCTGGCGAAGGAACTCCTGCTGTTGTTCGAGCGCCTGCTCGCTCGCTTCCGTGAACATCGCGGGCGGCCATTGGAAGCCATCGTCCTCGTCTGTCATCGGTCAACTGTACATACACCCTACAAGTACATAAGTTTTCCTCTGAGAACCATTCAGCCCCATCTGATACCATCTTTCACCTATTAGCTGGGTGTTTTGGTTCCCACGAAGGCACTGGGCCGCGTCGTCGGGTGGTTTTCGTTCAGTCCGTGGCCGGTGTGGCTGGACCATCCGGTCACCCTACAGTTTAGTAACCGGCCGCCGAACGATCGACTGCAATGAGCGACAATCCGAAGCCGACAGTCGAGGGCGGGAGCGACCTCCCGGGGTGGGAGTGGGATCGAACCGTCGAGGACAGCGACGCCGTGGCGGTCGGGGATCGCGTCACCTTCAGCAAAGACATCACTGACGAGGACGTCATGCACTTTGCCGAAGCCAGCGGCGACACCAATCCGCTCCACATCGAGGACGACTACGCCGCCGAGACCCGATTCGGTGGTCGCATCGCTCACGGAATGCTCGTCGGCGGGCTCATCAGCGCCGCACTGGCCCGCTTCCCTGGTACTGTCGTCTACCTCTCTCAGGACTTCGAGTTCAAAGGCCCCGTCCGCATCGGCGACCGGGCAACGGCCGCCGTCGAGGTAGCCGATACCCTCGAAGGCGGGCGCTACCAGCTCTCGACGCAGGTTCTCGTCGACGAGGAGGTCGTCATCGACGGCCAAGCGGTTGTCCTGATCGACGAGGAGCCTGCCTGACTGGCAGTCGGCATGTTGACAGCAGCGTCGCTACTTTTCGACGACCAACATCGCGACGCGTTCGAGCACTAGCTCCGAGAGCGTTGCATCGGTTGCGGCTCGCTCGGCGTCTGCAATGTCGAAAAACGCCGCGACCAGATCGGGATCGGCTGCCCCGAGGGTGTCGGCTCGGTCGAGACACTCCATCGCTTCGACGACCTCGCCGGCTGCCCGTTCGCGTTCACTCACGTTTTCGTCACCGTCTCCATTCTGTCGGTCGCCCACTGCGTGACAGACGATGACTGCCGGCTGTTGGCCCTGAGAGACGCCCATCGCCAAGGCGTCCTGGATCTGCCGGCGGCCCGCCGCGTACAGCAGGATCTCGACTTCGGGATCGTGTGCGATCATCTCCTCGCGTGCGTGTGCGCGATCAGCTAGCTTGCAGGCCCGTCGGAGGTGTTCCCGGCCGGTGACGTATCGGGCGTCGAACGCCTGGATTGCCACGTCGTGCTCGGCTCCGATCGCGCCCAGTCGCTCCAAGACGGCATCGAGATCGTCAACTTCGAGGTGGCCCTCAACGACCTCCATCAGAAATCACCCAGACTGGATTGGTCGGCCGACTCGTCGGCCTCCTCGCCAGTGTCTCTACTGGTCTCGTTTGTAGCCGTCTGCTCACTCTCCGTTGCTGCTGGCGCTTCGTCCGGTTCGATCACTGAGACACCATCCATCGATGGATCACGGTGGCCGGCGTTTTCCAGAATATTCTGGGCCGTTTTCTCCCGACCGCGTAAGGCCCCCAACACGACCCCCTTCTCGGCTTCTCGGAGGTCTTCGCGGGATTCGATCCCAGCCGCATAGAGGCGGCGAGCGCGTTTGCGACCCACACCGCCCACGCCCGCCAGATCGACCAGTTCCGAGCGCACCCCGTGTTCGACGCGCACGCGTGCCTCTCGGATGGCTGGCGTCACGTCGAGCCCGACCTCCCCAGCCAGGCGCTCGGCGGCGTTGAGGAGCCAACTCGCCGTTTCCACTTTTCCGCGGATGTCGCCCGGCCCGATATCGTATCGGTCCGTAATCACTCCCTCCTCACACTCGTCCGCCCAGTCTTCGAGTAGCCGGGCTGTCTTCAACGCCGACAGCCAGTCCTCGAAGCGATCGTCCTCGAACTCGCTTGGCATCGCTCCGAGAAACTCGCTTTCACGCTCGTAGGCCTCCATGGAGTACTCCTCTTCGTCACCCGAGCGGAGGTATAGCTCGTACATATCGGGCGTCCGGGAAACGAGGTGGTACAGCCCCATCGCGGTCGGGTCGGGGCTGTCGTCGGTCCCGTCGACTTCGGCCGAGGCCAGTTCGCTGGCAGTCTCGAAGCCCGGCGGCTCGCCATCCGTGGTTGTCTGTCCGTCGTGGGGCGATCGAGTTCTCTGTTGGCTGGCTGTCTGCTCGAACTCTCTCAGCCCGTCGAGCATCTCCGCGGCGCTCATCGGATCCAGATAGAGCCGCGAGACCGTCTGGCCGATCGAGGTGGCACGCAGGTGGTCGTCTCCGTCCGAACGCGTGAGGAAATCGTTCGCTTCTAGATAGGCGATCACTTCGTCGACGACTGTCTCCAGACGGCCACTCCCTGTCGTCTGGCTCGCATACAGTGTCGCTTCGAGAAACTCCAGCAGTCCTGCCCGGGAGTTGGCAAACCCCGAAGCGACCGTCGAGAGGATGTGGGTCCGCAGCGCCGGTTCGGCAGCGAGTTTCGAGCGCACTGGCTCGGGATCAGCCCAGACGTATCGCTCGAACAGTTCGTCGAGTTCGTCGTGGCTGCTGGCGAGCAGGAGTGCCTCGCCATAGGGGTCGAGTCCGGGCCGGCCCGCCCGCCCCATCATCTGGTGGACCTCAAGAACCGAGAGGGGTTGCATGCCGCCGGCGGTCCCGTCGTAGCGTCGCCAGTCCCTGACGACGACGCGCCGTGATGGGGTGTTGACCCCGGCTGCGAGCGTCGGCGTCGCCGAGATAACTTTCACGAGTCGCTCCTGGAAGGCCTCTTCGACGAGCGACCGATGCTCCCGCGAGAGACCCGCGTGATGGAAGGCTGCCCCGTCTTCGACGGCCGCTGCCAGATCGTCGCTGGTCTCCGTATCGCTAACTTCCCGGATCTCGGTCGCGATCTCTCTGAGCCGCTCTCGCTCTTCGTCTCCGAGGTGTGGCTCGGTCGTCGACGCGAGTCGGCGGGCCGCTGCTTCGGCGTTTCGCCGCGAATTCACGAACACGAGCGTCGAGCCGTCGTCTTCGAGCGTGTCCCGGACGATGGCCGCTGTCTGCTTTTCGCTGTCCCTGACTGGCAGTCGGGTCTGGCTCCCGTCTTCGAGATGGAGAGCCTGCCCGTAGTGGACGCCTTTTTTGAGGTCGATTGGCCGCCACGTCGAGTCGACCAGTTCCGCATCGAGCCACGTCGCCAGCGCCTCAGCGTTGCCGATCGTCGCCGACAGCGCCACTGTCTGGAGATCCGAGTTTCGCTTCCGGAGCTTTGCGAGGGTCACTTCCAGCGTCGGGCCACGCTCGCCATCGTCGACGAGGTGGACCTCGTCGGCCACGACACAATCGAGGTTGTCGATCCACGGCGCGTCGTTTCGCACGAGGGAATCGACCTTCTCGCTGGTCGCGACGACGACGTCCTTGTCGCCGAGCCACCCGCCGTCGCTCTCGTAGTTGCCCGTCGAGACGCCCACGTCCAGTCCATAGGCCTCGAACTGTTCGAACTCCGTGCGTTTTTCGCTGGCGAGCGCCCGCAACGGGACGATATACAGCGCCGTCCCGTCGGTTTCGTCACCGTCGTCCCCACTGTCTTTGCCGTCCGTGATCGCCGAGAACATCGCGAGTTCGGCGATCAGGGTCTTCCCGCTGGCTGTGGGCACGCTGGCCACCAGGTTCTCGCCGTCGGTGACCCCGCGCTCGACGGCCTCGGCTTGGGGTGGATAGAGCTCTTCGATGTCCTGCTCGCGGAGGTGTGCTGGTACCCACGACGGGACCCCCGGAATGTCCGCAACGTCCATTGGAGGTAGGTAGGGTCGTCCCCCGGTTTAAGGGTTCGCTCGCGGGCCGAGCCGGTGGGCGGCGTTTATACATCGCCGGGTCGAGAGGAGACGTATGCGAGTCGAATTCGACCGGGATACCTGTATCGGGATGTTCCAGTGTGTCGCCGAGTGGGACGGCTTCGAGCGCGACGAAGCACACGGCAAGGCGGTGCTCGTTGACGGCGACGCAATCGAGGACGGTCTCGTTTCATTGGCTGTCCCCGACGGCGAAGAACTCGACGCGAAGTTCGCTGCCCGCACGTGTCCGGTAGACGCGATTCGAGTGCTCGACGACGACGGCGAGCAACTGGTGCCTTGAGCGGTTCAGTTCGTCGTCACGTCTGGGTCGTGTTCAGCCATCGTCGATCTTTCCGGGCGTTCGGCCGGCGGGAACTGCACTGTGACGGCCATCCTAGCCGACTCAGAACGGAGACGGTGCGAGGGGGCGGATCTGTGGCCCCGCTCAGAAGATCGCAATCGGGTGGTGGGTTGCCGTCCCGGCGACGATGACCCAGGTGACCAACAGCGCGTTCGTGAACGCACCCGTCCAAATGCGGCCCGTCTTGCGGAAGAAGTACGTCGAGACCAGCGGCGCGATCGAGAGCAACACGAGGAACTGGAAGGCGAGGATCGTCAGCAGCTCCACGCCGGCCGTCAGGAAGTTGTCCATCAGGTAGCCAGTCGTCAACAGCGTCCCGTACTGGACGACAAGCAACAAGACGAACGGCCCGCCGACCAGTGCCCAGTTGGTTGCCATCTCCTTTCGGAACGACGTGTAGCCTCCCTGGGGTCGCAATTCACCGTGCAGCAGGACGCCCAGCGCGACGAAGAACACGGTGAAGGGAATCAGGTACCGGAGGAAGATCCAGAACTGGAACGTCTCGAGCGGGCGGATGCCGAACACCCAGAAGCGAAATCCTTGCCCGGTCAGGTACTCCGTGACCGACAACAGGAGGTACAAGCCACCGACGATCCCGATGCTCGTTAGTGCTGCCCGTCCGATCGTCCGGAAGCCGTCGTCGGTCCCGAGGCCGTAGGACGCCCGAAGGTCGGCGAACGACCCCTCGTTTCTGTAGTGGAACGCGGCAAAGCCAACCACGATCACGAGTGCGTTGAACGTCGCCCACACTGCGACGCCGGTCGTAATCTCCTGTGGCAGGAGCGCACTCGCCGCGACGGTGCTCTGGCCCCACTCCTGGAGGTGGTAGTAGGTCACGAGCGGCACGAAGAACGCGATCAGTGCCGTCCCGATCCGAGCCACGCCCGTGAGGCCGAGTGAGTCGGGCCGGTCTCGACGAAATCCGGTCGATCGATCGTATCGCTCGACCAGTAGCGATCCCAGCGGGAACATGAACAGGACTCCCCCGAGCATCGCGAGCAACGTCCCCAGTTCTTTGAAATACCAGGTCTGGTTGCCCGGCGGTAGTGGATCCTCACCGTCTAAAGTTCGCTGGAACCACTCGATCGAGTCGGCGGTCGCGGTCGGTGAGAGGTGCAGGCCCGCGTGGGTTCGACTCGGTGTGTACAGCTGCCGTGCCGTCCCCTCGTCGATCGACCCATAGGTCTCGCCCTCTTGGATCGTCGAGTCCGTCCCGAAGACGTTCTGTAGCTTCGCACTGTCCGGGACGTTCCGGGCTTGCTCGACGGCCCACATGTACCGGAACTCCTCGTACTCGCCGTAGATCACCGCGAGGTTCCGCGGGAACTCGGGTGACCCTGGCGGGGCACCGAACGACCCCGTCGAGGAGCCTGCAAGCACCATCGACTCGTAGCCGTCAGGATAGACAGCCGCCGCGACGACGCTTGCCCAGCCACCCATCGAGTGGCCTTCGAGGCCGACGTTGTCCGTATCGACCATCGATAACGACCGGAGGTACGAAAGCGCAGGCGGACCGCCGAACCCGTTGGCGAACGCCGGTGGGTCTGACCCCCCGTGACCCGCCTGATCGACTGCCAGCGTGACGAACCCTCGTCTGGCGTACTCGATGGCAAACGGCGATTGGGTCTCGTGATAGTTGATATAGCCGTGAGTCGCGAGAATCGCCGGTGCGGGATCGGCCGTCGAGGCACCTGGTGGGATGTACAACTCCCCGCTCATCATGGTCCCGTTGGTCGCTTCGAACTGCACGTCCCGGACTTCCACTGTCTGTCCGTTCGTTTCTACCCAATAGGCTGTTCCACTGCCGACTACCACCAGCACAAGTGCAACAACGAACAGTACCGTTCGCGTATTTATATCCGTAAGCGCCATCCTCACCCTCACTTCACACACCCATTATATAACTATTTTTGTGGTTGTTTTGGGTCCGTTGCCCTCTGAGTCTTTCACTCGGTTGGAATTCGTTGCTTCTGGCGATCGACGATTGTAGATCACTTCGAGATAGGAAGGCATTTTTCGGACGATAAGCTACGACCTACTACTTCGTGTCTGGTCTCCGTTCGGCAGTCAGTCGGGCCGCCCAGTCGCTCAAGCGTGCCGGTGCTCGCGCGAACCCGGTCCGTGGCGTCATTCTCCTGATCGGACTCGGACTCGCTCGCCTCGGAGTGGTCGACCGCGCTCGGGCACGCCGAGCGACGGATCTTTCCTGGCCGCGTGTCGTCACCGGCATCGCTCGCATGTCGAAAAACGCCGCTGACGTTGCCATGGTCGGGGCCGCGTCGGGGCTCGTTGCCAACGACGCCATCTCGGGTGTCGGTCTCGCCGGTCCGTTTTGGGGGCTGGCATTCGCCTTTGGCGGCGGTTTCGCCGCTGGGACGATCGCACTCGTCTCTCAGCGTTTCGGTGCCGAGGAGTTCACTCAACTCGGCCAGGCCGTCCGCGCGAGTTTCGTCGTCGTCGTCGCGGTCACTATCCCCGTCGGCGCGGCGTTCTGGTTCGTTCCCGAGTGGCTCATCGGCCTGCTGAACAGCAACGACCAAGTCGTCGCCTACGGTGCGACCTACCTCAAGATCCTGGGCCTCGGTGTGCCCTTCGCTGGGTTGAACCTCGTTGCGAGTCGCGTCCTCATCGGGGCCGACAACGCACAGATCCCGATGCTCCTTCGGGGCGGTGGTGCCGTCCTGAATATCGTGCTCAACGGCGTGTTCATCTTCGTCTTCGGGATGGGCGTGGCCGGTGCCGCCTGGGGAACGGTCGCGGCAAACGCCCTCGTTACCGGCTTGTTTATCGCTGGGTTGATCGCGGGCCGGCTTCCCGGGATCGGCCAGTTCCCGGTCTCAGTTTCGCCGCGCGGGACGTACTTTCACTGGGGTGATATTACTGACGTCGTCTCGATCGGGACGCCGGTCGTCGGTCGGAACATGACCTGGACGGTCGCGCGATTCCCAATGCTCGTGTTCGTTGGCATGTTCGGGACGGCGACACTTACGGCCTACACTATCACCCGACGGCTCTGGGGGCTGATGAACGTCCCCGGGTGGGGCTTTGGGCTCGCTGCTTCCAGTCTCGTCGGTCAGCACCTCGGCGAGGACGACGAGGAGACGGCCGCCGTTTACGGTCGTGAAATCACCCTCATGGCAGTTGCGACCTACACCGTCTCGGCGGCTATCGTCGCGGTCCTTGCCCACCCTGCTGTCGTTGCTTTCGGTGCCGAGGCCGATGCGGTCCCGATCGCCGTCGGGATGGTGCTGGCGGCGACCATTGCGATCATCCCACAGGGAATCAAAGGGACTGCTGCCGGGGCCCTCGATGCTACCGGCGACACGAACTGGCCGTTCATCTACCAGGTCCTCGGTATGTTTGCCGTTTCGCTCCCGGCTGCCTATCTGGGTGCGACGACGCTCATCGGCGTCTGGGGAATCTATATCGCGTTCCTCGGCGAGACGCTCGTCCCGGCCGTGGGTAACTACTACCGCTTTTCGACGGGTAAGTGGAAGGCGATCAGCCGGGAGTACCGCCCCGAGGCTGCGCTGGACGATTAACTCCCAACGCTTTTCTGTGATGGCTTGACAACCCACGGGTATGTCACTGAACGCCCATCGTCGGTGGATCGCCAGTCAGTCTCGTCTCAGCCGGGCGTTCGCCCTCTTTGATGCGTTCTGACGATCGGTGGACTTCCCGGCCCCAATGCGATCGGGCCGGTAACGAAACTGATCATCTAGGCTCGTTCACCTGCAAGGACGAGTGAGAACCGTTAACTGAGCAACCCCAGTGTATCCGACAACAACTGATGGAACTCCCGAGCAACCAACTCGCGGTCCTCGAAGCCGCGAGCGCCGACGACCGACGCACCGTTGCCCAACTGAGCGAGGACACAGGCCTGGCCACAGCGGCGGTGACCCGTGCCGCCTTCGAACTCGAAGACGAGGGGCTGGTCACTGTCACCGAGACAACCGAGGAATCCGTCTCGCTGACCGACGAGGGACTGTCCTATCTCGACGCTGACTTGCCCGAACACCGCCTCTACCGTGTCGCCGTCGAGCAAGGGGCCGACGAGGCCAGCGCCCCTATGGGCCAAGTCATCGGAGCTGCCGATCTGGACGGTGAGGCCGTCGACATCGCCCTCTCGAATTTCGCCCGGAAAGGGTACGGCACGATTGATGCCGGTGAGATCACCGCCGAACCCGACGTGGATCTCGACGCCGATCCGGAAGCGGCTGCCCTCGAGGCCATCGACGCCGGGGAACCAGTCGCTGACGACGATATTCTCGATCAACTGGACCGACGTGGGCTTCTCGAGCGCGACGAGCGAACTGTCCGCTCGATCGAACTCACCGACGCGGGCGTCACAGAACTGATGGCTGGGATTGAGGAAGCCCAGCGGGTCGACCGACTGACGCCCGACCTGCTCACCAGCGGCGAGTGGGAGCGTGTCGAGTTCGCCGACTACAACGTCGAAGCCGACGCCCCCGCCGTTGACGGCGGGAAAGCGCACCCACTTCGATCAATGGCCGAGCGCGTCACGGAGGTCCTCGTGGGCATGGGTTTCGAGGAGATGGACGGCCCCCACGCCGACGCGGAGTTCTGGATCAACGACGCGCTGTTCATGCCACAGGATCATCCCGCGCGCACGCACTGGGACCAGTTCGCCCTCGACGTGCCCCCGATGGACGATCTCCCTAGTGACGTCCGCGAGGCGGTCGAACGCGCTCATCGCGAGGGCGTTGGCCCGGACGGCGAGGGCTATCACTCACCGTGGGGCGAGGAGATGGCCCGCAAGGTCGATCTTCGGGGTCACACCACGTCGCTGTCGGCCCGCCACCTCGCTGGCGTCGCGAAAGGCGACCTCGAACCGCCCCAGCGCTTTTTCTCCGTCGAGAAGGCCTACCGCAACGACGAGATCGATGCGACTCACTTGCTCGAGTTCTTCCAGATCGAGGGCTGGGTGATGGCCGAAGACCTTTCGGTCCGGGATCTGATGGGGACGTTCACGGAGTTCTACGAACAGTTCGGTATCACCGACTTGGAATTCAAGCCGACGTACAACCCCTACACGGAGCCCAGCTTCGAGCTGTTCGGCGAACACCCGGTTACTGGCGAAGTCGTCGAGATCGGCAACTCCGGGATTTTCCGGCCAGAAATGCTCGACCCGCTCGGCGTCGACTGTGACGTGATGGCCTGGGGGCTGGCCCTGGAACGGCTGATGATGCTCGTTACTGGCGCCGAGGACATCCGTGACGTCCACGGAACGCTGGTCGATCTGGACTACCTGCGCAACGAGGAGGTGCGTTACTGATGCCCACCGTCGATATCGACACTGACGAACTCCGGACGCTAACCGGCCACGACGAAAAGAGCGACGACGACTTGCGGGCCGATCTGTTCGAACTCGGCCTAGAGTACGAGGGTGAAACTGAGGACGGCGAGTTACGTTTCGAGTTCGAACCCGACCGACTCGATCGCCTCTCCGTTGAGGGGGTCGC
The sequence above is drawn from the Halorhabdus sp. CBA1104 genome and encodes:
- a CDS encoding S9 family peptidase — encoded protein: MALTDINTRTVLFVVALVLVVVGSGTAYWVETNGQTVEVRDVQFEATNGTMMSGELYIPPGASTADPAPAILATHGYINYHETQSPFAIEYARRGFVTLAVDQAGHGGSDPPAFANGFGGPPALSYLRSLSMVDTDNVGLEGHSMGGWASVVAAAVYPDGYESMVLAGSSTGSFGAPPGSPEFPRNLAVIYGEYEEFRYMWAVEQARNVPDSAKLQNVFGTDSTIQEGETYGSIDEGTARQLYTPSRTHAGLHLSPTATADSIEWFQRTLDGEDPLPPGNQTWYFKELGTLLAMLGGVLFMFPLGSLLVERYDRSTGFRRDRPDSLGLTGVARIGTALIAFFVPLVTYYHLQEWGQSTVAASALLPQEITTGVAVWATFNALVIVVGFAAFHYRNEGSFADLRASYGLGTDDGFRTIGRAALTSIGIVGGLYLLLSVTEYLTGQGFRFWVFGIRPLETFQFWIFLRYLIPFTVFFVALGVLLHGELRPQGGYTSFRKEMATNWALVGGPFVLLLVVQYGTLLTTGYLMDNFLTAGVELLTILAFQFLVLLSIAPLVSTYFFRKTGRIWTGAFTNALLVTWVIVAGTATHHPIAIF
- a CDS encoding MATE family efflux transporter, which codes for MSGLRSAVSRAAQSLKRAGARANPVRGVILLIGLGLARLGVVDRARARRATDLSWPRVVTGIARMSKNAADVAMVGAASGLVANDAISGVGLAGPFWGLAFAFGGGFAAGTIALVSQRFGAEEFTQLGQAVRASFVVVVAVTIPVGAAFWFVPEWLIGLLNSNDQVVAYGATYLKILGLGVPFAGLNLVASRVLIGADNAQIPMLLRGGGAVLNIVLNGVFIFVFGMGVAGAAWGTVAANALVTGLFIAGLIAGRLPGIGQFPVSVSPRGTYFHWGDITDVVSIGTPVVGRNMTWTVARFPMLVFVGMFGTATLTAYTITRRLWGLMNVPGWGFGLAASSLVGQHLGEDDEETAAVYGREITLMAVATYTVSAAIVAVLAHPAVVAFGAEADAVPIAVGMVLAATIAIIPQGIKGTAAGALDATGDTNWPFIYQVLGMFAVSLPAAYLGATTLIGVWGIYIAFLGETLVPAVGNYYRFSTGKWKAISREYRPEAALDD
- a CDS encoding phenylalanine--tRNA ligase subunit alpha, giving the protein MELPSNQLAVLEAASADDRRTVAQLSEDTGLATAAVTRAAFELEDEGLVTVTETTEESVSLTDEGLSYLDADLPEHRLYRVAVEQGADEASAPMGQVIGAADLDGEAVDIALSNFARKGYGTIDAGEITAEPDVDLDADPEAAALEAIDAGEPVADDDILDQLDRRGLLERDERTVRSIELTDAGVTELMAGIEEAQRVDRLTPDLLTSGEWERVEFADYNVEADAPAVDGGKAHPLRSMAERVTEVLVGMGFEEMDGPHADAEFWINDALFMPQDHPARTHWDQFALDVPPMDDLPSDVREAVERAHREGVGPDGEGYHSPWGEEMARKVDLRGHTTSLSARHLAGVAKGDLEPPQRFFSVEKAYRNDEIDATHLLEFFQIEGWVMAEDLSVRDLMGTFTEFYEQFGITDLEFKPTYNPYTEPSFELFGEHPVTGEVVEIGNSGIFRPEMLDPLGVDCDVMAWGLALERLMMLVTGAEDIRDVHGTLVDLDYLRNEEVRY